The following proteins come from a genomic window of Sinorhizobium fredii NGR234:
- a CDS encoding MurR/RpiR family transcriptional regulator produces MDIFATLQHEKERLSQSENRIADILLNDFEFAVNASIIELAGKADVSPPTVTRFCRRLGCDSFSDFKVQLARTAYVGMRYLKPEPKSQEPGDVAQDIITKAQNALFLLHRSLDLAAIEQAADRLAGAEMIYAFGSGGNSSMIAGELQNRLFRLGLRITASSDHSMQLMLAAAARQSDAIIGSSFSGRNAELVRAFTLARDAKVPTIALTQTGSPVARAADISVPVDLPEGNNIYRPTSTRIAYVALVDILASLVAYRVQPQATATLRRIKQQLVAHRDGDDRQLLGD; encoded by the coding sequence ATGGATATTTTCGCAACCTTGCAGCACGAGAAGGAGCGGCTGTCGCAGTCGGAGAACCGCATCGCCGACATTCTGCTCAACGACTTCGAGTTCGCCGTCAACGCATCGATCATCGAGCTTGCCGGCAAGGCCGATGTCTCGCCGCCGACGGTGACGCGCTTCTGCCGGCGGCTGGGTTGCGACAGCTTTTCCGATTTCAAGGTGCAACTGGCCCGCACGGCTTACGTCGGCATGCGCTACCTGAAGCCGGAGCCGAAAAGCCAGGAGCCCGGCGACGTCGCGCAGGACATCATCACCAAGGCGCAGAACGCGCTGTTCCTGCTGCATCGTTCGCTCGATCTAGCAGCGATCGAGCAGGCCGCCGACCGGCTGGCCGGAGCGGAAATGATCTACGCCTTCGGTTCGGGCGGCAATTCCTCGATGATCGCCGGCGAATTGCAGAACCGGCTCTTCCGTCTCGGCCTGCGCATCACCGCGAGCTCCGACCACAGCATGCAATTGATGCTGGCGGCCGCGGCCAGGCAGAGCGACGCGATCATCGGCTCGTCCTTTTCGGGACGCAATGCCGAACTTGTGCGCGCCTTCACGCTCGCCCGCGATGCCAAGGTGCCGACCATAGCGCTGACCCAGACCGGCAGTCCGGTGGCGCGGGCCGCCGACATCAGCGTTCCGGTTGACCTGCCGGAAGGCAACAACATCTACCGCCCGACGTCCACGCGTATCGCCTATGTGGCGCTGGTCGATATCCTCGCCAGCCTGGTGGCCTACCGCGTCCAGCCGCAGGCCACGGCGACGCTCCGGCGCATCAAGCAGCAACTGGTGGCGCACAGGGATGGCGATGATCGCCAGCTTCTCGGAGACTGA
- a CDS encoding beta-N-acetylhexosaminidase: MQPVSYRLESAWQPDGGPNGGFTFSLFNLSGRPLGGFRLVYTSLTRVVDPAACENAVFLRRNANFHEFSPPEGLTLQAGENWTFTVSGLHRQAKHCTDGAKSAYVTLSDGSHVPVAVSDLRLEGATSEPPPPRLPEGRLDLPFALQPWPAEVDAVPGEDFPVLLYPAAGSSAKEIGAVSDVLALFHRLFPAGHAPLSLAPSGQALPIFFVRNGELGGEAYRLAFSGRDIRLEYGAAAGRQYGLTTLAQLLDGARNHPGKFRFPASGTISDRPRYGWRGCHLDVSRQFYPTADVLRLIDILAWFKLNIFHWHLSDDEAWRLEIKAYPTLTTLGVLRGPDEPLLPQLGNGAEPAGGFYSQEDVKAIVARAASLSVEVVPEIDIPGHSTAALVALPELADGQEAPESYHSVQGYPNNALNPAVPLTYEFLEKVFDEMVELFTSRYIHIGGDEVANGSWLASPLARRLMEEEGISGTFALQSYFLKKVKRMLTARGRKLVGWNEVAHGGGVGTEDTLLMAWENPKVGIELAREGYDVVMTPGQAYYLDMAQAEAWQEPGASWAGTATPAHTYGYEAEGEFPEELKNRMKGVQACIWSEHFLSRSYFNRLVFPRLAAIAEAAWTPKAEKDWLRFAAIAPLSPTL, translated from the coding sequence ATGCAGCCGGTCTCTTATCGCCTCGAATCTGCCTGGCAGCCGGACGGCGGCCCCAACGGAGGCTTCACCTTCAGCCTCTTCAACTTGTCCGGCAGGCCGCTCGGCGGCTTCCGCCTCGTCTATACCTCGCTCACCCGCGTCGTCGATCCAGCCGCCTGCGAGAACGCCGTCTTCCTGCGCCGCAACGCCAACTTTCATGAATTCTCGCCGCCCGAGGGGCTGACCCTTCAGGCGGGAGAGAACTGGACCTTCACCGTCAGCGGCCTGCACCGGCAGGCGAAGCACTGCACCGACGGGGCGAAGTCGGCCTATGTGACGCTATCCGACGGCAGCCATGTGCCGGTGGCGGTGTCCGATCTTCGGCTCGAAGGAGCGACAAGCGAACCGCCGCCGCCACGCCTGCCCGAAGGCCGGCTCGACCTACCCTTCGCGTTGCAGCCCTGGCCGGCCGAGGTCGACGCGGTGCCCGGAGAAGACTTCCCGGTGCTCCTCTATCCGGCAGCGGGAAGCAGCGCGAAGGAGATCGGCGCGGTTTCCGATGTGCTGGCGCTGTTTCACCGACTGTTTCCCGCTGGCCACGCTCCCCTCAGCCTTGCGCCCTCCGGCCAAGCGCTGCCGATCTTCTTTGTGAGGAACGGCGAACTCGGTGGAGAAGCCTACAGGCTTGCCTTCTCCGGTCGCGACATCCGGCTCGAATATGGCGCCGCCGCCGGACGGCAATATGGCCTGACGACGCTCGCGCAACTCCTCGACGGGGCGCGCAACCATCCAGGCAAATTCCGCTTTCCCGCGTCGGGCACGATATCCGATCGGCCCCGTTACGGCTGGCGCGGCTGCCATCTCGATGTTTCGCGGCAATTCTATCCGACTGCCGACGTGCTGCGGCTGATCGACATTCTGGCCTGGTTCAAGCTCAACATCTTCCATTGGCATCTGTCGGATGACGAAGCCTGGCGGCTGGAGATCAAGGCCTATCCGACGCTGACGACGCTCGGCGTTCTGCGCGGGCCCGACGAGCCGCTGCTGCCGCAGCTCGGCAACGGCGCCGAACCCGCCGGCGGCTTCTACAGCCAGGAGGACGTCAAGGCCATCGTCGCGCGGGCGGCGTCGCTCAGTGTCGAGGTCGTGCCCGAGATCGATATTCCCGGCCATAGCACCGCGGCCCTTGTCGCGCTTCCCGAGCTTGCCGATGGTCAGGAGGCGCCGGAGAGCTATCATTCGGTGCAGGGCTATCCCAACAACGCCCTCAATCCGGCCGTGCCGCTCACCTACGAATTCCTCGAAAAGGTGTTCGACGAGATGGTCGAGCTGTTCACGAGCCGATATATCCACATTGGCGGCGACGAGGTGGCGAACGGCTCGTGGCTGGCTTCACCGCTGGCGCGCCGCCTGATGGAAGAGGAGGGCATCTCCGGGACCTTCGCCCTGCAATCCTATTTCCTGAAAAAGGTGAAGCGGATGCTGACGGCGCGCGGTCGCAAGTTGGTCGGCTGGAACGAGGTTGCTCATGGCGGCGGCGTCGGAACCGAGGACACGCTGCTGATGGCCTGGGAGAACCCCAAGGTCGGGATCGAGCTGGCCCGCGAGGGCTATGACGTCGTGATGACGCCCGGCCAGGCCTATTACCTCGACATGGCCCAGGCGGAGGCCTGGCAGGAACCCGGTGCAAGCTGGGCCGGTACGGCAACACCGGCGCACACCTATGGCTATGAAGCGGAGGGCGAATTCCCGGAAGAGCTGAAGAACCGCATGAAGGGTGTCCAGGCCTGCATCTGGTCGGAACACTTCCTGTCACGCAGCTATTTCAACCGGCTCGTCTTCCCGCGTTTGGCGGCGATCGCCGAGGCGGCCTGGACGCCGAAGGCTGAAAAGGACTGGCTGCGCTTTGCTGCGATCGCGCCTCTGAGCCCGACGCTGTGA
- the hutU gene encoding urocanate hydratase, with protein MTNPRHNIREIRSPRGTEISARSWLTEAPLRMLMNNLDPEVAENPHELVVYGGIGRAARTWADFDRIVATLKDLNEDETLLVQSGKPVGVFRTHKDAPRVLIANSNLVPHWATWDHFNELDRKGLAMYGQMTAGSWIYIGSQGIVQGTYETFVEAGRQHYNGDLKGRWVLTGGLGGMGGAQPLAAVMAGACCLAVECNPDSIDFRLRTRYVDAKAETLDEAMEMINRWTAAGEAKSVGLLGNTAEILPEMVRRGIRPGMVTDQTSAHDPINGYLPKGWTMAEWKQKRETDPKAVEKAARASMREHVEAMIAFQDMGIPTFDYGNNIRQMAKEEGLENAFAFPGFVPAYIRPLFCRGIGPFRWAALSGDPEDIRKTDAKVKELLPDNKHLHNWLDMAAERIAFQGLPARICWVGLGDRHRLGLAFNEMVRTGELSAPVVIGRDHLDSGSVASPNRETEAMKDGSDAVSDWPLLNALLNTASGATWVSLHHGGGVGMGFSQHSGVVICCDGSEDAARRVERVLWNDPATGVMRHADAGYDIAVDCAKDKGLRLPGILGN; from the coding sequence ATGACCAATCCGCGCCACAACATCCGCGAAATCCGCAGCCCGCGCGGAACCGAGATCAGCGCCAGGAGCTGGCTGACCGAAGCGCCGCTCCGGATGCTGATGAACAATCTCGACCCGGAGGTCGCCGAGAACCCGCACGAGCTCGTCGTCTATGGCGGCATCGGCCGGGCCGCCCGCACCTGGGCGGATTTCGACCGGATCGTCGCGACGCTGAAGGATCTCAACGAGGACGAGACGCTGCTCGTCCAGTCGGGCAAGCCGGTTGGTGTCTTCCGCACCCATAAGGATGCGCCCCGCGTGCTGATCGCCAATTCCAACCTCGTGCCGCATTGGGCGACCTGGGATCATTTCAACGAACTGGATAGGAAGGGTCTCGCCATGTACGGCCAAATGACCGCCGGTTCGTGGATCTATATCGGCAGCCAGGGTATCGTGCAGGGCACCTACGAGACCTTCGTCGAAGCCGGCCGCCAGCACTATAACGGCGACCTCAAGGGCAGGTGGGTGCTGACCGGCGGCCTCGGCGGCATGGGCGGCGCCCAGCCGCTCGCCGCAGTCATGGCCGGCGCCTGCTGCCTGGCGGTCGAATGCAACCCGGACTCGATCGATTTCCGCCTGCGCACACGCTACGTCGACGCGAAGGCCGAGACGCTTGACGAAGCCATGGAGATGATCAACCGCTGGACGGCCGCCGGCGAGGCGAAATCCGTCGGCCTGCTCGGCAACACGGCAGAGATCCTGCCGGAAATGGTCCGGCGCGGCATCCGCCCGGGCATGGTGACGGACCAGACCTCGGCGCATGACCCGATCAACGGCTATCTGCCGAAGGGCTGGACCATGGCCGAGTGGAAGCAAAAGCGCGAAACCGACCCGAAGGCCGTCGAAAAGGCCGCCCGCGCCTCGATGCGCGAGCATGTCGAAGCGATGATCGCCTTCCAGGACATGGGCATCCCGACCTTCGACTACGGCAACAACATCCGCCAGATGGCCAAGGAAGAAGGTCTCGAAAACGCCTTCGCCTTCCCGGGCTTCGTGCCGGCCTATATCCGTCCGCTGTTCTGCCGCGGCATTGGCCCGTTCCGCTGGGCGGCGCTGTCGGGCGATCCGGAGGATATCCGCAAGACCGACGCCAAGGTGAAGGAACTGCTGCCCGACAACAAGCATCTGCACAACTGGCTGGACATGGCTGCCGAGCGCATCGCCTTCCAGGGCCTGCCGGCGCGCATCTGCTGGGTGGGCCTTGGTGATCGCCACCGCCTCGGCCTCGCCTTCAACGAAATGGTCAGAACCGGCGAACTCAGCGCGCCGGTGGTCATCGGCCGCGACCACCTCGACTCCGGCTCCGTCGCCTCGCCGAACCGCGAGACCGAAGCGATGAAGGATGGCTCCGATGCCGTGTCCGACTGGCCGCTCCTGAACGCCCTGCTGAACACCGCATCCGGTGCCACCTGGGTATCTCTGCACCATGGCGGCGGCGTCGGTATGGGCTTTTCGCAGCATTCGGGCGTCGTCATCTGCTGTGACGGGTCGGAAGATGCCGCCCGCCGCGTCGAGCGGGTGCTCTGGAACGATCCGGCGACCGGCGTCATGCGTCATGCCGATGCGGGCTACGACATCGCTGTCGATTGCGCCAAGGACAAGGGCCTGCGCCTGCCGGGCATTCTTGGCAATTGA
- a CDS encoding RidA family protein — protein sequence MSVKRYGAEQVGAGGKSLPFARAVEADGWLHVSGQVAMENGEVVDGNIVAQTHKAIGNLLAILKEADYGIEHVVRVGVWLDDPRDFWSFNKIYQEYFGAHPPARACVQSSMMVDCKVEIDCVAYKPKDARHVAG from the coding sequence ATGTCCGTCAAACGCTATGGCGCCGAACAGGTTGGGGCAGGTGGAAAATCGCTGCCATTCGCGCGCGCCGTGGAGGCGGACGGCTGGCTCCATGTCTCCGGGCAGGTGGCCATGGAAAATGGCGAGGTCGTCGACGGCAATATCGTTGCGCAGACTCACAAGGCGATCGGCAATCTGCTGGCCATTTTGAAAGAGGCCGACTACGGTATCGAACACGTGGTGAGAGTCGGCGTCTGGCTGGACGACCCGCGCGATTTCTGGAGCTTCAACAAGATCTATCAGGAATATTTCGGAGCGCATCCGCCGGCACGTGCCTGCGTGCAGTCTTCGATGATGGTCGATTGCAAGGTGGAGATCGACTGCGTCGCCTACAAGCCCAAGGACGCCCGACATGTCGCGGGATGA
- the hutI gene encoding imidazolonepropionase: MNRNADMERSSLWRNVRLATLREDLGPLGIVEKGAVAVCGDRIVYAGAEGDLPSELSSADQVIDCDGRWMTPALIDCHTHLVHGGNRAREFQLRLEGATYEEIARAGGGIVSTVKATNALSVEELVAAALPRLDALLMEGVSTVEIKSGYGLNIDAELKMLRAARQLERLRPVRIVTSYLAAHATPPEYKGRNADYLGDVVLPGLVQAHAEGLVDAVDGFCEGIAFSPAEITRVFDKAKALGLPVKLHAEQLSNLGGAKLAASYGALSADHLEYLDADGAAAMAKSGTVAVLLPGAFYTLRETQLPPIEVLRTAGTRIAIATDCNPGTSPLTSLLLTMNMSATLFRLTLEECLAGVTREAARALGILDETGTIEAGKSADLALWNIETPAELIYRIGFNPLSERIFKVERIAR, from the coding sequence ATGAACCGAAACGCCGACATGGAACGCAGCAGTCTCTGGCGCAATGTGCGCCTCGCAACGCTCCGCGAGGATCTGGGCCCGCTCGGCATCGTCGAAAAAGGAGCCGTTGCTGTCTGCGGTGACCGGATCGTCTACGCCGGCGCCGAAGGCGATCTGCCATCCGAGCTTTCTTCGGCCGACCAGGTGATCGATTGCGACGGACGCTGGATGACCCCGGCGCTGATCGACTGCCACACCCATCTCGTCCATGGCGGCAATCGCGCCCGCGAATTTCAGCTGCGGCTCGAAGGCGCAACTTACGAAGAGATTGCCCGCGCCGGCGGCGGCATCGTCTCGACCGTGAAGGCAACCAATGCGCTATCGGTCGAGGAACTGGTGGCTGCCGCCCTTCCGCGGCTCGACGCGCTGCTCATGGAAGGCGTCTCGACTGTCGAGATCAAATCGGGCTACGGCCTCAACATCGATGCGGAACTGAAGATGCTCCGCGCCGCCCGCCAGTTGGAGCGCCTTCGCCCGGTGCGCATCGTTACCAGCTATCTCGCCGCCCACGCCACGCCACCGGAATACAAGGGCCGCAATGCCGACTACCTCGGCGACGTCGTTCTTCCCGGTCTGGTCCAGGCGCATGCCGAAGGACTGGTCGACGCCGTCGATGGGTTCTGCGAGGGGATCGCCTTTTCGCCTGCCGAGATCACGCGTGTCTTCGACAAAGCCAAGGCACTTGGCCTGCCGGTCAAGCTTCATGCCGAACAGCTTTCCAATCTCGGCGGCGCCAAGCTTGCCGCCTCCTATGGGGCGCTTTCGGCCGATCATCTCGAATATCTCGATGCCGATGGCGCCGCCGCCATGGCGAAGTCCGGGACTGTCGCCGTCCTGCTGCCCGGGGCGTTCTACACGCTGCGCGAAACGCAATTGCCGCCGATCGAAGTTCTGCGCACCGCCGGCACACGCATCGCCATCGCCACCGATTGCAACCCGGGCACGTCGCCGCTGACCTCCCTGCTGCTCACGATGAATATGTCGGCAACGCTCTTCCGCCTGACGCTCGAGGAATGCCTCGCCGGCGTCACGCGTGAGGCTGCCCGCGCGCTGGGCATACTCGATGAGACCGGCACGATCGAAGCGGGTAAATCCGCCGACCTTGCCCTCTGGAACATCGAGACGCCGGCGGAACTGATCTACCGCATCGGCTTCAACCCCCTCTCCGAGCGGATCTTCAAGGTTGAAAGGATTGCCCGATGA
- a CDS encoding SDR family oxidoreductase: MPKSVAIVTGAAGDIGRAIARRLADGHDVVLLADIDGDSAGEVARDLGGEARFLAVACDVTDAASVTAMSEKAASQGVVHTLVNNAGAARAVSLQETTQDIWRMDNALNLEAAFLCFRAVEEMLKESRGSVVNIASVNGISVFGHPAYSAAKAGLLHLTRLIAVEYGKFGIRSNAVAPGTVRTRAWEARAAANPQVFEEAKRWYPLQRIVDPDDVANAVYFLAGPQASAISGVCLPVDCGLTAGQTELARTFSQSSHY, translated from the coding sequence ATGCCGAAATCCGTAGCGATCGTCACCGGCGCGGCCGGCGACATCGGCCGCGCCATCGCCCGACGGCTGGCGGACGGCCACGACGTCGTCCTCCTCGCCGATATCGACGGCGATTCAGCAGGCGAGGTGGCGCGTGATCTCGGTGGGGAAGCGCGTTTCCTGGCCGTCGCCTGCGACGTCACGGATGCTGCGAGCGTGACGGCCATGTCGGAGAAGGCGGCGTCGCAAGGCGTCGTCCATACGCTCGTCAACAATGCCGGTGCGGCGCGGGCCGTCAGCCTGCAAGAGACGACGCAGGACATCTGGCGGATGGACAATGCGCTCAATCTCGAAGCCGCATTTCTCTGCTTCCGGGCGGTCGAGGAGATGCTGAAGGAGAGCAGGGGCTCAGTCGTCAATATCGCCTCGGTGAACGGCATCAGCGTCTTCGGCCACCCGGCCTACAGCGCGGCCAAGGCCGGCCTCCTGCATCTGACGCGTCTGATCGCGGTCGAGTACGGCAAGTTCGGCATCCGCTCGAACGCCGTTGCGCCCGGTACGGTCCGCACCCGGGCCTGGGAGGCGCGCGCTGCCGCCAACCCGCAAGTCTTCGAGGAAGCAAAGCGCTGGTATCCGCTTCAGCGCATCGTCGATCCTGATGACGTCGCCAATGCCGTCTACTTCCTGGCCGGGCCGCAGGCGAGCGCCATATCGGGGGTCTGCCTGCCGGTCGATTGCGGCCTCACCGCCGGCCAGACCGAACTCGCCCGCACCTTCTCTCAGTCCAGCCACTATTGA
- a CDS encoding M81 family metallopeptidase has product MRIAVAGIHTECSTYSPVLMSVEDFRVLRGEALLQADYFSFLDADGVEHVPLLHARAVPGGPVSQPAYEAFKTEFLEGLKAARPVDGLYLAMHGAIKVDGMDDAEGDWISAARAVVGPDCPVAVSYDLHGNVSQRIIDQIDIFAAYRTAPHIDTCETMLRAWTMLVEALRSGTRPGVAWAPVPVLLPGERTSTEDEPARSLYGRLPDLDARHGILDANLMVGYVWADEPRATACAVVTGSDQAAASKAAEEIAASYWDARKNFRFGPVTGTLDAMLDIAAGAATKPLILADSGDNPTGGGVGDRADVLKALLARGWKDALIAGIADRPAVEACFAAGEAGTLPLRIGGSLDSTSPSAEVTAKVVRLDDPGSLAERQAVVEVDGITVVLSTRRRPYHNIEDLRRLGLDPQSSRLLVVKSGYLSPELAPIANPNLMALTEGVVNQDIEKLTSERRQRPIFPFDRNFEFTPKARLSARWT; this is encoded by the coding sequence ATGCGGATCGCCGTCGCGGGAATTCATACGGAATGCAGTACCTATTCGCCGGTGTTGATGTCGGTCGAGGATTTCCGGGTCTTGAGGGGCGAGGCGCTGCTGCAGGCGGATTACTTCAGTTTCCTCGATGCGGATGGTGTGGAGCACGTTCCGCTTCTGCATGCCCGTGCCGTCCCCGGCGGCCCGGTTTCGCAGCCGGCCTATGAGGCCTTCAAGACGGAATTCCTCGAAGGGCTGAAGGCGGCCCGGCCGGTCGATGGCCTCTATCTCGCCATGCATGGCGCCATCAAGGTCGACGGCATGGACGATGCGGAGGGCGATTGGATTTCCGCCGCCCGTGCCGTCGTCGGGCCTGATTGCCCGGTTGCGGTCAGCTATGACCTGCACGGCAATGTCAGCCAGCGGATCATCGACCAGATCGACATCTTCGCAGCCTATCGCACGGCGCCGCATATCGATACGTGCGAAACCATGTTGCGGGCCTGGACAATGCTGGTGGAGGCGCTGCGAAGCGGCACGCGGCCCGGCGTCGCCTGGGCGCCGGTACCGGTGCTGCTGCCCGGCGAACGGACCTCGACGGAGGATGAACCCGCCCGGAGCTTGTATGGACGGCTACCGGACCTGGATGCGCGGCATGGCATTCTCGATGCCAACCTGATGGTCGGTTACGTCTGGGCCGACGAGCCGCGGGCCACCGCCTGCGCGGTCGTGACCGGATCGGACCAGGCAGCCGCCTCGAAGGCGGCGGAGGAAATCGCCGCAAGCTACTGGGATGCCCGGAAAAACTTCCGCTTCGGTCCGGTAACCGGCACCCTCGACGCAATGCTCGATATTGCCGCAGGCGCGGCGACAAAGCCGCTCATTCTGGCGGACTCCGGCGACAACCCGACCGGTGGGGGCGTCGGCGACCGCGCCGACGTCTTGAAGGCGCTTTTGGCACGTGGTTGGAAGGACGCGCTCATCGCCGGCATTGCCGATCGCCCGGCGGTAGAGGCGTGTTTTGCGGCTGGCGAGGCCGGGACGCTACCGCTGCGGATCGGCGGTAGTCTCGATTCCACGAGTCCTTCCGCCGAGGTGACGGCAAAAGTCGTCAGGCTCGATGATCCCGGTTCCCTTGCGGAACGCCAGGCGGTGGTCGAGGTGGACGGCATCACGGTCGTGCTTTCGACGCGGCGGCGCCCCTATCATAATATCGAGGATCTCCGCCGCCTCGGGCTCGACCCGCAGTCGTCCCGCCTGCTGGTCGTCAAGTCCGGTTACCTCTCACCCGAACTCGCGCCGATCGCCAATCCCAATCTGATGGCGCTCACTGAGGGTGTCGTCAATCAAGACATAGAGAAGCTTACGAGCGAGCGGCGTCAGCGGCCAATCTTCCCCTTCGATCGCAATTTCGAATTCACGCCAAAGGCGCGTCTCTCCGCCCGCTGGACTTAG
- the hutH gene encoding histidine ammonia-lyase has translation MTIVLKPGSVPLKDLETIYWTGEPARLDRAFDAGIEKAAARIAEIVAGNAPVYGINTGFGKLASIKIDSADVATLQRNLILSHCCGVGQPLPENIVRLIMALKLVSLGRGASGVRLELVRLIEGMLEKGVIPLIPEKGSVGASGDLAPLAHMAAVMMGHGEAFVAGERMKGAAALKAVGLAPVTLAAKEGLALINGTQVSTALALAGLFRAHRAAQGALITGALSTDAAMGSSAPFHPDIHMLRGHRGQIDTAAALRRLLEGSVIRQSHLEGDERVQDPYCIRCQPQVDGACLDLLRSVAATLTIEANAVTDNPLVLSDNSVVSGGNFHAEPVAFAADQIALAICEIGAISQRRIALLVDPALSYGLPAFLARKPGLNSGLMIAEVTSAALMSENKQLSHPASVDSTPTSANQEDHVSMACHGARRLLQMTDNLFSIIGIEALAAVQGIEFRAPLATSPELQKAAAAVRAVSPTVEEDRYMADDLKAAGDLVASGRLAATVADGILPRLEA, from the coding sequence ATGACCATTGTTCTGAAACCCGGTTCCGTGCCGCTCAAGGACCTGGAGACGATCTACTGGACCGGCGAGCCGGCCCGCCTCGACCGCGCCTTCGATGCCGGCATCGAGAAGGCCGCAGCGCGCATCGCCGAAATCGTCGCCGGCAACGCGCCCGTCTATGGCATCAACACCGGCTTCGGCAAGCTTGCCTCGATCAAGATCGACAGCGCCGATGTGGCGACCCTGCAGCGCAATCTGATCCTCTCGCATTGCTGCGGCGTCGGCCAGCCTCTGCCCGAAAACATCGTGCGTCTCATCATGGCGCTGAAGCTCGTCTCGCTCGGGCGCGGCGCCTCCGGCGTCCGGCTCGAACTCGTCCGTCTGATCGAGGGGATGCTCGAAAAGGGCGTCATTCCGCTGATCCCGGAAAAGGGTTCAGTCGGCGCCTCGGGCGATCTTGCACCGCTCGCCCATATGGCAGCGGTGATGATGGGGCATGGCGAAGCCTTCGTCGCCGGCGAACGCATGAAGGGCGCTGCCGCCTTGAAGGCGGTCGGGCTTGCCCCGGTGACGCTCGCCGCCAAGGAAGGCCTGGCGCTGATCAACGGCACCCAGGTGTCGACGGCATTGGCGCTCGCGGGCCTGTTCCGCGCCCATCGTGCCGCTCAAGGAGCGCTCATCACCGGCGCGCTGTCGACCGATGCCGCCATGGGATCGTCCGCGCCCTTCCACCCCGATATCCATATGCTGCGCGGCCATCGCGGCCAGATCGACACGGCGGCAGCCCTTCGGCGACTGCTTGAGGGATCGGTGATCCGCCAGAGCCACCTCGAGGGCGACGAGCGCGTGCAGGATCCCTATTGCATCCGCTGCCAGCCGCAGGTCGACGGCGCCTGCCTCGATCTCTTGCGTTCGGTCGCCGCGACGCTCACGATCGAGGCCAATGCCGTCACCGACAACCCGCTCGTGCTCTCCGACAATTCCGTCGTTTCCGGCGGCAATTTCCATGCCGAGCCGGTGGCGTTCGCCGCCGACCAGATCGCCCTGGCCATCTGCGAAATCGGCGCCATCTCCCAGCGGCGCATCGCCCTCCTCGTCGACCCGGCCTTGAGCTACGGCCTGCCGGCCTTTCTCGCCAGGAAGCCGGGCCTCAATTCGGGCCTGATGATCGCCGAGGTCACCTCCGCTGCACTGATGTCGGAGAACAAGCAACTCTCGCATCCGGCCTCCGTCGATTCGACGCCGACCTCGGCCAACCAGGAAGACCACGTATCGATGGCCTGCCACGGCGCGCGCCGCCTGTTGCAGATGACCGACAACCTGTTCTCGATCATCGGCATCGAAGCCTTGGCCGCCGTCCAGGGTATCGAGTTCCGGGCGCCGCTTGCGACCAGCCCGGAACTTCAAAAGGCCGCCGCCGCGGTGCGTGCCGTTTCCCCGACGGTCGAGGAAGACCGCTATATGGCCGACGACCTCAAGGCTGCAGGCGACCTCGTCGCCTCCGGCCGGCTGGCGGCCACCGTCGCCGACGGCATCCTGCCGCGACTGGAGGCTTGA
- the hutG gene encoding N-formylglutamate deformylase: MAVFEVRQGTSPVILGFPHTGTEVPPPIWQRLNDNGRILADTDWHIHDLYEGLLPDATTVRATFHRYVIDANRDPEGISLYPGQNTTGLVPETDFDGVPIWQEGQGPTDADIAARLRDFHAPYHAALAAEIARVKAIHGVAVLYDCHSIRSHIPFLFEGKLPDFNIGTDMGKTCAPAIEAAAVETAAKAERYTHVLNGRFKGGWTTRHYGKPEAGVHAIQMELAQSTHLASEAPPFALDAAKAEGLRRHLRRMLQDIETIALDLNKFGQNLQN, encoded by the coding sequence ATGGCCGTCTTCGAAGTCCGGCAAGGCACCTCGCCGGTGATCCTCGGCTTTCCCCACACGGGCACGGAGGTACCGCCACCGATCTGGCAGCGGTTGAACGACAACGGCCGCATCCTGGCCGATACGGATTGGCACATCCACGACCTCTACGAAGGCCTGCTGCCGGACGCGACAACCGTGCGCGCCACCTTCCATCGCTATGTCATCGATGCCAATCGTGACCCTGAAGGCATCAGCCTCTACCCGGGTCAGAACACGACCGGGCTTGTGCCGGAAACCGATTTCGACGGCGTGCCGATCTGGCAGGAGGGCCAAGGCCCGACGGATGCGGATATCGCCGCGAGGCTGCGCGATTTTCACGCTCCTTATCATGCCGCGCTTGCCGCCGAGATCGCCCGCGTCAAGGCGATCCATGGCGTGGCGGTTCTCTATGACTGCCACTCGATCCGCTCGCACATACCTTTCCTCTTCGAGGGCAAGCTGCCGGACTTCAATATCGGTACGGATATGGGCAAGACCTGCGCCCCAGCGATCGAGGCCGCAGCCGTGGAAACCGCCGCGAAAGCAGAGCGTTACACCCATGTCCTGAATGGCCGCTTCAAAGGCGGCTGGACGACCCGGCACTATGGAAAGCCTGAAGCCGGCGTTCACGCGATCCAGATGGAACTGGCGCAGTCGACCCATCTGGCGTCGGAAGCGCCCCCATTCGCACTGGACGCAGCCAAAGCCGAGGGCCTTCGCCGCCATCTCCGGCGGATGCTGCAGGATATCGAAACAATCGCACTCGACCTCAACAAGTTTGGCCAGAACTTGCAGAATTGA